One region of Zingiber officinale cultivar Zhangliang chromosome 7B, Zo_v1.1, whole genome shotgun sequence genomic DNA includes:
- the LOC122004347 gene encoding uncharacterized protein LOC122004347: MTKSSPPRDSRKGKAPVLRKEPHTEPDEKVPFSSRILKEKLPKGYKPPAIGEYDGSKDPEDHLQKFRNASILHQYSDAVICRVFLNTLSGSAQKWFNGLSSGSITCFQEFKTASLCHFANSQKYQKIDHCLFTLKQGPIEPLRSYIKHFNQVAQDVPTATSEILMSVFSHGLVEGEFFRDLIRDPAKNFDGMLERAASYINMEEAQAARRKAHWAPSTVNKLEKRIPQQPAQPLPHTREVRPFFPPGQDSHSTPRVATVHAPRPGPWGP; encoded by the coding sequence ATGACGAAAAGCTCTCCTCCTAGAGATTCAAGGAAAGGGAAGGCCCCAGTTCTTCGCAAAGAGCCCCACACTGAGCCTGACGAAAAAGTGCCCTTCTCCTCAAGGATATTAAAAGAAAAGTTACCCAAAGGGTACAAACCCCCAGCTATCGGAGAATACGATGGCAGTAAAGACCCTGAAGATCATCTTCAAAAATTTAGAAACGCGTCAATACTACACCAGTACAGCGATGCTGTCATATGCCGGGTATTTTTGAACACCCTGTCCGGCTCAGCGCAAAAATGGTTTAATGGGTTGTCGTCCGGATCCATCACCTGCTTCCAAGAGTTCAAGACCGCTTCCTTGTGCCACTTTGCCAACAGCCAGAAGTATCAAAAAATAGACCACTGCCTCTTCACTCTTAAGCAAGGGCCAATCGAACCATTAAGGAGTTATATTAAGCATTTCAACCAGGTAGCTCAGGATGTCCCGACAGCCACCTCGGAGATACTCATGAGTGTCTTCTCTCATGGGTTGGTAGAGGGAGAGTTTTTTAGGGATCTCATTCGAGATCCGGCAAAGAATTTTGATGGGATGTTAGAAAGGGCCGCCAGCTATATCAACATGGAGGAGGCCCAAGCGGCACGAAGGAAGGCTCACTGGGCACCCTCTACCGTTAATAAGCTGGAGAAACGTATACCTCAACAGCCAGCTCAACCACTCCCTCACACTCGGGAAGTTAGACCATTTTTCCCACCCGGTCAGGATTCCCACTCAACGCCACGGGTAGCTACAGTCCATGCTCCCCGGCCTGGCCCTTGGGGTCCGTGA